The region GACGAGGGCGACTTCCTTATCGGCGTGGCGATTACCGACGGCAAGCACGACGTGATGCTGTTCTCGGATGAAGGCAGGGCAGTGCGTTTCGACGAGGATGACGTGCGCTCGATGGGCCGTGTGACGCGCGGCGTGCGCGGCATGAACCTGGCCAAGGGTGGCAAAGTGATTGCGCTGCTGGTGGCGGAAGACGAACAGCAAACCGTGCTGACCGCAACCGAGAACGGCTTCGGCAAACGCACGCCGATCGCTGAATATACCCGTCACGGACGCGGTACGCAGGGCATGATCGCGATACAGACCACCGAGCGTAATGGCAAGGTGGTGGCGGCGACGCTGGTCAAGCCGGAAGAAGAAATCATGCTGATAGGCACCAACGGCGTGCTGATTCGCACGCGCGTCAACGAGATCCGCGAGATGAGCCGCGCCACGCAAGGCGTGACACTGATCAATCTGGGCGAGGGCGAGAAGTTGGCAGGTTTAAGCCGTATCGCCGAAACGGAAGAAGAATCTGAACCTGAATCTGAATAACCTCTGAGGAGAGCTGCATGACGATTTACAATTTCAGCGCAGGCCCGGCAGTGTTGCCGAAAGAAGTGTTGCAGCAGGCACAGTCGGAACTCATCGACTGGCATGGCAGCGGCATGTCCGTGATGGAAATGTCGCACCGCGGCAAGGAATACATGGGCATCCATGCCCAAGCCGAGGCCGATCTGCGCGAGTTGATGGGAATCCCCGCCAATTACAAAGTGCTATTCCTGCAAGGCGGCGCGCATCAGCAGTTCTCGATGATTCCGTTGAACCTACTGCGCGGCAAGCTCTCCGCCGACTACGTGAATACCGGCGAGTGGTCGAAAAAGGCCATCGCAGAAGCCAAGAAATTCAGCTACGTGAATGTGGCGGCGGACAATAACGACAAGAAATGTACCTATGTACCCGCATTCGACACCTGGAAACTGGACAAGGATGCGGCCTACCTGCACTACACGCCGAACGAAACCATCGGCGGCGTCGAGTTCAACTGGATTCCCAATGTGGGCGATGTGCCGCTGGTGGCGGACATGTCTTCCAATATCCTTTCGCGCCCTGTGGATGTCTGGAAGTTCGGCCTGATCTATGCCGGTGCGCAGAAGAACATTGGCCCGGCAGGCCTGACCATCGTGATCGTGCGCGAAGACCTGATAGGACATGCTCCGTCAGGATTGCCGACCATGCTGGATTACAAGACACACGCCGATAACGACTCGATGTACAACACGCCGCCCACGTTTGCCATCTACATGGCCGGACTGGTGTTCCAGTGGCTGAAAAAGAACGGCGGCATCGGCGCCATGGAGCGCGCCAATATCGCCAAGGCGGAGCTGCTGTACTCGGCGATCGATGCCAGCAACGGCTTTTACAATTGCCCGGTGAGCAAGTCTGACCGTTCGCGCATGAACGTGCCGTTCACGCTTAAGGATGCGAATATGGACGGCGATTTCCTGAAACAGGCGGATGCGCGCGGTTTGCTGCAACTGAAGGGACACCGTTCCGTCGGCGGCATGCGTGCTTCCATCTACAACGCGATGCCCTTGGCAGGCGTGCAGGCTCTGGTGAACTTCATGAACGAGTTTGCCAGCCAGCATGGCTAAGGGTTTCCAGATCCTGACGCTGAACAAGATTTCGCCGACAGGCCTGAAGCGCCTGCCGGCGGGGCGCTATCACGTAGGGGACAAGGTCACACATCCGGATGCGATTCTGGTGCGATCGCACAACATGCTGGAGATGGATATCCCGTCCGGTGTGCTGGCCATTGCACGCGCAGGGGCGGGAACGAACAACGTGCCCGTGAAGAAGATGAGCGAGCGCGGCGTGCCGGTCTTCATTGCGCCTGGCGCGAACGCGAACGCGGTCAAGGAGCTGGTCATCACGGGCATGCTGCTGGCCTCGCGCAACGTCGTTCCTGCGCTGCGTTTTACATCCGGGTTGAAGGGCGACGATGCGACCATGCACAAGCTGGTCGAGGACGGAAAGAAAGACTACGCCGGGACCGAGTTGCAGGGACGTACGCTGGGTATAGTCGGCTTGGGCGCGATCGGACGCCTGGTGGCGAATGCCGCCATCGGGCTCGGCATGAAAGTGATCGGCTACGATCCGGAGATCACTGTGGATGCGGCATGGAGCCTGTCTTCGCAGGTGAAGAAGGCATCCGGCATCGAGGACCTGCTCAAGCACAGCGATTTCGTCACGCTGCACGTGCCGCTGCTGGATGCGACCCGCAACCTGATCGACGACAAGCGCGTGGCG is a window of Sideroxydans sp. CL21 DNA encoding:
- the serC gene encoding 3-phosphoserine/phosphohydroxythreonine transaminase, encoding MTIYNFSAGPAVLPKEVLQQAQSELIDWHGSGMSVMEMSHRGKEYMGIHAQAEADLRELMGIPANYKVLFLQGGAHQQFSMIPLNLLRGKLSADYVNTGEWSKKAIAEAKKFSYVNVAADNNDKKCTYVPAFDTWKLDKDAAYLHYTPNETIGGVEFNWIPNVGDVPLVADMSSNILSRPVDVWKFGLIYAGAQKNIGPAGLTIVIVREDLIGHAPSGLPTMLDYKTHADNDSMYNTPPTFAIYMAGLVFQWLKKNGGIGAMERANIAKAELLYSAIDASNGFYNCPVSKSDRSRMNVPFTLKDANMDGDFLKQADARGLLQLKGHRSVGGMRASIYNAMPLAGVQALVNFMNEFASQHG
- a CDS encoding phosphoglycerate dehydrogenase produces the protein MAKGFQILTLNKISPTGLKRLPAGRYHVGDKVTHPDAILVRSHNMLEMDIPSGVLAIARAGAGTNNVPVKKMSERGVPVFIAPGANANAVKELVITGMLLASRNVVPALRFTSGLKGDDATMHKLVEDGKKDYAGTELQGRTLGIVGLGAIGRLVANAAIGLGMKVIGYDPEITVDAAWSLSSQVKKASGIEDLLKHSDFVTLHVPLLDATRNLIDDKRVAAMKSGAVLLNFSRDAIVNEDAVIAGLASNHLRGYVCDFPSNKSLSNDKIIALPHLGASTEEAEENCAVMVVEQLREYLEHGNIANTVNFPNVSMPRESAFRVAIANSNVPNMLGQISTALAKASINIHNMTNKSRGDMAYTLVDTDTALPENVIAQIAAIPGVLMVRALPLEADE